The Staphylococcus carnosus genome has a segment encoding these proteins:
- a CDS encoding PTS sugar transporter subunit IIC: MSNTLTKPGTKVTPKTFLFNVLNGVAIAIIAGLIPNAILGEILKALKPHYPIFGELLLITTSIQFGVPLLVGALVAHRFNFSPLGISVVAGSSFIGSGAAVFKNGTWVVTGIGDLINTMLAAALASLLILLSGERFGSLNLIILPTFVAVFTGFVTLHTLPYVKLVTTGIGQMINTFTEMQPILMCVLISLVYSIIIISPISTVATSMAIGISGLAAGSASIGITSAEAVLVFGTWGVNRLGVPLTIFLGGVKMMLPNMVRYPIMLLPIITTAAISGFVASFIGIGGTKESAGFGIIGLVGPINAFRFLEGDNFMMKIILVAIAFFVVPFIVAFITQFIYMRVLKIYKKDIYNFLG; the protein is encoded by the coding sequence ATGTCAAACACACTTACTAAACCAGGAACTAAAGTTACACCAAAGACATTTTTATTCAACGTATTGAATGGGGTAGCGATTGCGATTATTGCTGGATTGATTCCGAATGCAATTTTAGGTGAAATCTTGAAAGCTTTAAAACCACACTATCCTATTTTTGGAGAATTATTATTGATTACAACATCAATCCAGTTTGGAGTGCCGCTATTAGTAGGTGCACTTGTTGCACATCGGTTTAATTTTTCCCCACTAGGAATTTCGGTAGTAGCAGGATCTTCTTTTATAGGAAGTGGGGCTGCCGTATTCAAAAATGGAACATGGGTTGTCACAGGTATCGGTGATCTGATTAATACAATGCTTGCAGCAGCACTGGCTTCGTTACTTATTTTGCTTAGCGGAGAACGTTTCGGTAGTTTGAATTTAATTATTTTACCAACATTTGTAGCGGTGTTTACAGGTTTTGTTACTTTACATACTTTGCCTTACGTTAAACTCGTGACAACAGGTATTGGCCAAATGATTAATACTTTTACAGAAATGCAACCTATTTTAATGTGTGTATTAATCTCACTCGTTTACAGCATTATCATCATCTCACCAATTTCTACAGTTGCTACCTCAATGGCTATAGGTATCAGTGGTCTCGCAGCAGGTTCAGCTTCTATTGGTATTACGTCTGCTGAAGCAGTATTAGTGTTTGGGACATGGGGAGTTAATCGTCTCGGTGTACCACTTACTATCTTTTTAGGCGGCGTAAAAATGATGTTGCCTAATATGGTACGTTATCCAATTATGTTATTACCGATTATTACCACAGCTGCAATTTCTGGGTTTGTAGCAAGTTTTATTGGAATAGGCGGAACAAAAGAATCTGCCGGATTCGGTATTATTGGTTTAGTTGGACCTATCAATGCATTTAGATTTTTAGAGGGTGACAACTTCATGATGAAAATCATACTTGTTGCTATTGCTTTCTTTGTCGTACCATTTATCGTTGCATTTATTACGCAATTCATTTATATGCGCGTACTTAAAATTTACAAAAAAGATATCTATAACTTCTTAGGATAG
- the pxpB gene encoding 5-oxoprolinase subunit PxpB, which produces MDYQIINEQSIMIKFEPQIDPETFKKVQQIVKYLEQQNLEAITEIVPSYRAVMIHFDQTKINAKELIDTLNLDHLDIDNIETSESSKVVRIPVVYGGEYGPDLETVAEHNQLSTDEVIKLHTEPTYLIYMLGFMPGFPYLGGLDERLYTPRRDEPRVRIDAGSVGIANNQTGLYPQDSPGGWQIIGRTPLDVFDLNREPMTLYAAGDNIQFYEISENDFDEILATKHQPDFDMERWVNVQDEY; this is translated from the coding sequence ATGGATTATCAAATCATAAATGAGCAATCGATTATGATTAAATTCGAACCGCAAATTGATCCTGAAACCTTTAAAAAGGTTCAACAGATTGTGAAGTATTTGGAACAACAAAATCTTGAAGCTATTACTGAAATTGTTCCTTCATACAGAGCGGTGATGATTCATTTTGATCAAACAAAAATTAATGCAAAGGAACTTATAGATACATTGAATCTAGATCATTTAGATATAGATAATATTGAAACATCTGAAAGTTCTAAAGTAGTACGTATTCCAGTCGTATATGGGGGAGAATACGGACCGGATCTTGAAACAGTAGCCGAGCACAATCAGTTATCAACTGATGAAGTGATAAAATTACATACAGAGCCAACATATTTAATTTATATGCTAGGATTTATGCCTGGATTCCCTTACCTTGGAGGATTAGATGAGCGTCTGTATACTCCAAGAAGAGATGAACCAAGAGTTCGTATTGATGCTGGATCTGTCGGTATCGCGAATAATCAAACAGGTTTATATCCACAAGATTCACCAGGCGGTTGGCAAATTATCGGACGCACACCATTAGATGTTTTCGATTTAAATCGTGAGCCGATGACACTTTATGCTGCTGGTGATAATATTCAATTTTACGAAATCAGTGAAAATGATTTTGATGAGATTTTAGCAACAAAGCATCAACCGGATTTTGATATGGAAAGATGGGTGAACGTTCAAGATGAGTATTAG
- a CDS encoding biotin-dependent carboxyltransferase family protein yields MSIRIQKPGLFSTIQDEGRIGYQKDGFSGAGALDIYSYRLGQTLIGNDGPAIEATIIGPTLTFLEDDTIVITGAEFKAELNGEPVPHQTVIQVYKGDELAMNAAIKGARGYLFFGHPLDVPEVAGSYSTHTRTKMGGHEGRALKKDDFIHQKLNEKYRKHVGFTSELDLIHETTDTIRIVEGPQYDSFSDESHEGLVSEPFEISEQSDRMGFRLKGPSVPPKESADIISEPVALGSIQVPNDGNPIILMNDKQTVGGYTKIATVTQLDLSVLAQKKPGEKINFEWVSIEDAINDLEEYNNGFEDILKNVETEPLFDLRELRITSNRICELLEGEQ; encoded by the coding sequence ATGAGTATTAGAATACAAAAGCCAGGACTTTTTTCTACAATTCAAGATGAAGGACGCATCGGCTATCAAAAAGACGGATTTTCAGGTGCAGGTGCCTTAGATATTTATAGTTATCGTTTGGGTCAAACTTTGATTGGAAATGATGGTCCAGCTATTGAAGCTACAATCATCGGACCGACATTAACTTTTTTAGAAGACGATACGATAGTAATTACAGGCGCAGAATTTAAAGCTGAATTAAATGGAGAACCCGTGCCGCATCAAACTGTTATTCAAGTCTATAAAGGCGATGAACTTGCAATGAATGCGGCAATTAAAGGTGCGCGCGGTTACTTATTCTTCGGTCATCCATTAGACGTACCTGAAGTAGCTGGAAGCTATTCAACGCACACACGTACAAAAATGGGCGGACACGAAGGAAGAGCACTTAAAAAAGATGACTTTATTCATCAAAAACTAAATGAGAAATATCGTAAACATGTAGGGTTTACGAGTGAATTGGATTTAATCCATGAAACAACAGATACAATTCGTATTGTAGAAGGACCTCAATATGATAGCTTTTCAGATGAAAGCCATGAAGGTTTAGTATCAGAACCATTTGAGATTTCTGAACAATCAGACCGTATGGGATTCCGTTTGAAAGGACCATCTGTTCCACCAAAAGAAAGTGCAGATATTATTTCAGAACCTGTTGCTTTAGGCAGCATTCAAGTACCAAATGACGGTAACCCTATTATTTTAATGAATGATAAGCAAACTGTCGGCGGTTATACAAAAATCGCAACTGTAACACAATTAGACTTAAGTGTGTTGGCACAAAAGAAACCTGGAGAAAAAATCAATTTTGAATGGGTTTCAATTGAAGATGCGATTAATGATTTAGAAGAGTATAACAATGGTTTCGAAGATATATTGAAAAATGTAGAAACTGAACCATTATTTGATTTACGGGAATTACGAATTACGTCTAATCGTATTTGCGAATTACTAGAGGGGGAACAATAA
- the accB gene encoding acetyl-CoA carboxylase biotin carboxyl carrier protein, with protein MKLEEIKDLINLVKENEVNKFKYKDEEREIELDFSTPQQSQPAAQIQTQATSNATPESNNASASNEAPAGKTVNAPMVGTFFLQDTKDLTEPLVKVGDKVSKGDVIGYIEAMKVMNEVTSDEDGEVAAILVDHGTNVEYDQALIEVK; from the coding sequence ATGAAATTAGAAGAAATTAAAGATTTAATCAACTTAGTAAAAGAAAACGAAGTGAATAAATTTAAATATAAAGATGAAGAGCGTGAAATCGAATTAGATTTTTCAACACCGCAACAATCACAACCTGCAGCGCAAATTCAAACACAAGCTACTTCAAATGCAACACCTGAAAGCAATAACGCTTCAGCATCAAATGAAGCACCAGCTGGTAAAACAGTAAATGCACCGATGGTAGGTACATTCTTCTTGCAAGATACAAAAGATTTAACAGAACCGCTTGTTAAAGTTGGCGACAAAGTCAGCAAAGGTGACGTTATCGGATATATCGAAGCGATGAAAGTAATGAACGAAGTAACGAGTGATGAGGATGGGGAAGTAGCAGCGATTTTAGTCGACCACGGAACAAATGTCGAATATGATCAAGCATTGATTGAAGTTAAGTAA
- a CDS encoding acetyl/propionyl/methylcrotonyl-CoA carboxylase subunit alpha → MDRCLIANRGEIAVRIIRACRESGVKTVAVYAKGDEKSLHVSLADEAICIGEANPLDSYLNIERIIAAAEITGANAIHPGYGFLSESPTFAQKVEENDIYFIGPTRRTMEMMGDKITARQTVDNAGVPIIPGSTGAVNSVEEIKEIAKEIGYPVVLKAASGGGGKGIRIVKEPEDLAKSFKEAQSEGKKYFNDDRIYVEAFIPVAKHVEVQVIGDGKENYVHLGERDCSVQRKNQKLIEESPCAALTDERRRAICEDAVKVARASNYRSAGTIEFLVTEDAYYFIEMNARIQVEHTVTEMRADRDLLQAQLYLMKHDELPFTQDDIHFTGHVIEARINAENPERKFQPSPGKVKALHLPQGFNVRVDSLLYPNYVVSPYYDSLVAKVIVKGSDRAHAIDKLKATLDEMVIDGFSTTADFLYAVLSYPAYADGDASDVDIKFLDRHHIIKGAS, encoded by the coding sequence ATGGATCGTTGTTTAATTGCAAACAGAGGAGAAATCGCTGTACGTATTATCCGTGCTTGTCGCGAATCAGGCGTTAAGACGGTAGCTGTATATGCGAAGGGAGATGAAAAAAGTCTGCATGTTAGTTTGGCAGACGAAGCCATCTGTATTGGAGAAGCCAATCCTTTAGATAGCTATTTAAATATTGAACGTATTATTGCAGCAGCAGAAATTACAGGTGCAAATGCCATTCATCCAGGATATGGTTTCCTATCAGAAAGCCCAACTTTCGCACAAAAAGTAGAAGAAAATGATATCTACTTCATCGGACCGACAAGACGTACGATGGAAATGATGGGTGATAAAATCACTGCACGACAAACTGTTGATAATGCCGGAGTTCCAATTATCCCAGGCTCAACAGGCGCAGTAAATTCAGTAGAAGAAATTAAAGAAATTGCAAAAGAAATCGGTTATCCTGTCGTACTTAAAGCCGCAAGCGGCGGTGGCGGTAAAGGTATCCGTATCGTTAAAGAACCTGAAGATTTAGCAAAATCATTTAAAGAAGCACAAAGTGAAGGTAAAAAATATTTTAATGATGACCGTATTTACGTTGAAGCCTTTATTCCGGTAGCAAAACACGTTGAGGTTCAAGTTATCGGTGACGGTAAAGAAAATTATGTTCATTTAGGTGAACGTGATTGTTCTGTACAACGTAAAAACCAAAAATTAATTGAAGAATCACCTTGTGCAGCGTTGACTGATGAAAGACGTCGCGCTATTTGTGAAGATGCTGTTAAAGTAGCGAGAGCTTCTAACTACCGCAGTGCAGGAACGATTGAATTCTTAGTAACTGAAGATGCTTATTATTTCATTGAAATGAACGCACGTATTCAAGTTGAACATACAGTAACTGAAATGCGCGCTGACCGTGATTTATTGCAAGCGCAATTATACTTAATGAAACATGATGAGTTGCCATTTACACAAGATGATATCCACTTCACAGGTCATGTGATTGAAGCACGTATTAATGCTGAAAATCCAGAACGTAAATTCCAACCATCACCAGGTAAAGTAAAAGCATTGCATTTACCGCAAGGTTTTAATGTACGTGTAGATTCATTACTATATCCTAATTACGTTGTATCGCCTTACTATGATTCACTTGTTGCTAAAGTGATTGTTAAAGGCAGTGACCGTGCACATGCGATTGATAAATTGAAAGCGACATTAGATGAAATGGTTATTGACGGTTTCTCTACAACTGCTGATTTCTTATATGCTGTATTGTCATATCCTGCATACGCAGATGGCGATGCTAGTGATGTAGATATTAAATTCTTAGACCGTCATCACATTATTAAGGGGGCTTCTTAA